GCCTTCAAATGTTAAATTGTTTTATAGTAAAGAAATTTTCCAGTAGGCACTTAAGAAACGTATGACTTCAATTGGCAGTCTTACTTTCTAATCATTCTGTTTAAAATAGTCACcaatattttacaaaacaaattcaatcgtgatataggggagatgggggcataatggccacctttagcaaaacgcttatttaaccatagagaacagctgtaatatgtgaataacatcattgtttcgtgttcagacactcaaatagtctatggcctaattggatgaaacttgaaaaagtagataaaaacgtttaaaaatgcattttgaagaattttgccGAAAGATGAAAACCAggcactgtagaggcataatgagaaaccccccgaggcagtatgagcaccattaatgaaggcataatgagcgttttctgccgaatctagcagcgaattcgactcgatgaagtcaactgactaatagagctacagcttgatttgcatcgtctgacgatttggcctattggtaaggtgtctgAGAGGTAATCAGTGGGCTCGAGtgcgattcctggtcgaggtgatttttttttcatttatcattcatgatcatgattgcactaaacggtgaggcgtagattcatcaaacaaagcaataacagaaTAATCTAGGTATGTTTGTAGAATTTAAAGaatgaacacatgctcatacattatgtttctggtgttttgtttgacagaTGATGCTtggatgctattagccgtataatataacaataaaaaaatcaatcatgaatggtatgtgcaaaacaaaatcccctcgaacaggaatcgaactcgagtctactgattacctctccgacaccttaccaataggccaaatcgacagacgaaacaagtcaaggagtagctctattattcagttgacttcatcgagttgaattcgctgctagattatacagcagaaaatgctcattatgccttcattgatagtgctctgttcgcctctaatgaacaaattaaaataaaaacgcgttttaaaattgattaaagtaaaaaaatcaaaaattttatgatgttgaaaattgagaactatgtgtagatcatgttgcagtgcgtacatttcagatcaagatgatttaaaggtcataaaagcttatttggtggtgctcaaaaattataatatttttgtcacttgagaacctagctggttattatttaatatttctgtaaatatgaaaagaatatttctattttggtgaaaaattaacactataggtagtacgaaacaagtccttatgaaaatttgtttaagaaaatacgtacttatgtagaaaaaaggagtgctcattatgccctgggtgctcgttatgcccttatctcccctaatatacaacaagtgttgatgctgcatgaaatcgatttttaatgaAGTTTCGGGTAATGGAGGGTTCctaattaggattttttttattttaaattattaaaatcgaagaaaaatcatcaattcacaatcaagaaaaaacattttaatagaACTTTACTTTAAGAATGAAAAGCATATACGtatctgaaattcaaatacaaataaGAATTTCGAATTCcgtatttttcttttgtttacagtCGGTTTATTGAGAATTACTAAGCTTTACAAAGTCATATCAGATGTTTAGAGAGTAAAGCTAAACTCATTCCAAAATCTAATGCAGTGCTATTTTCACTTGCGTTAACAAGGAATTCATGATAACattgcaaaataagaattgAGGTTCTtaatcacagtaaagattccCTTGCACGAATATTTAccatcattcaaatatgaattatgaaactattttatgaaattctaaaatacaaatttaatttttagatccgatttaatttaattctttCTTGAAATCTacctaaatctaaaaaaaaacaaaaaaaaaagaaatctaccCTCGGAACAAGATTATCTAGACAAAATCTTTATAGTTTTTTTCCGAGCAATTTGTCGCTTTATGGCATTCTCCCCTATAATCTGTATCGTCGAATGAATAAATGGTAATGAAtagtttagaaataattttttgttgttcatgtaggttagttacttcatcaGTTAACATTGAGCGATTCAACTCTAAACTGAATAGCTTTCAAATTACTAAACGTCACAAAACTAGAAGTGAGAGAcagaatctgacaaaaaaaatcgagttaaggACATACCTCTGTTGTTTCACAACGGTTTTATAGTATTCCTGTTGTTGGGCCTTTTTatcttagtattttttttaattaaaaaaaaaacaaacgatagTTTAAGTTTGGGGATAAAAAGCAAGAATATTTAGGCGACTAAAACATTCTCGTTTTTACCCGTTGCAATGCAAGTATGCATTATGGTCTCCGATTCACTTGTGAAATTGGTTTTGGAGTAAACATGAAGACAACCATTTGCTTTAAAGAGGTAGAGGTCAACGAAGCTAGTCCCGGATAACTTTTGCCAACTACAGGACACGGAAGACCCAGGAGGAAGAAGGTATTTCTTTACACTTATCGACTTGTTCAGCTCTAACACAAACCTGGACTTTCTAAAAAACAGATCCGAGACATTGGAAGCTGTCCAGGATTCCATCTGTGAGATGAAGACGTATTTCGACATGGCCCCGGGCGATGGTAAGGACCTCACCATCCGTCGGACCCATCAAAGTAGCGAGTATCAACGGCATGCGTTAGGCAAATTCCTAAAGCGAAAGAACCGTTCGTTGGCTGAGATGGCAAGGTTATTTGATCTGGAAGCAGGTATAAAGTATCGATACAGGGGTCGATACATTTGTCTCCAACATTAAAATCTGAAAAGACCAGACCCTGTCAACGAATGGGCTTAACCCAAATTTAACGACACAATGGAGCATTGCTGAAGACGACTAAATGGCCGAACATGATGGTCCAGAATGTACACAATATGGAGGATCTATCCTATCTTGAGGAAGAGCCACCAGAACCTTGGCGTTCAGGATGGTTTTCGAAAGAATGTCCTCCGAAGCGATTACCAGAGGATGTGGTCTACGTTGAGTACGTTACCTACCGTGAAAAAGACACTGGGAAAGGGAAGGAAAATGGGGTTTGGATGACGATCCGGTACAAAGCTTGTCTCATGACACTTAGCTGCCATAGGGCTGACAAAATTAGGCCAAAGAGTGACCCAATTAGGGTAACTGCTTGCTGTTGATACCTTATTTTGGTCTCAGCTGTGGATTTATAATTTTGGCTACCCGAATGATACCTAATTTTGGTTTCGCGGAAAAACCGAAACACACCTAATTGAGGTCACATTTGCTatcgatttgggcatcaaagtctgctctgTTTCACAAACTCTCCTTTAGAAATGTCTTAGTTgagatttcaaaatcataagcctttttacataaaaatcccggaaaaaataagcctttttatattgaaaattttatttgtcaataattttttatccatttttccCATATTGGTAGATACACAATGATGGATCAAAATAATATCActtaaaactgaataatttagcACTGTATGTAACATTAGAAAAAAACGATTCCTAATCCCAATCAAAGTTGTTAGCTGTGAACGAATTGATCATGTTGAAGGCCCACTTGGGCTGATCCCGTGGCACCATGTGCCCCGCATCGCGGATCAGTACTTCGCGTAGATTGTTGGCTACCTTGTAGTACCCAGCTACCTCGTTGTCAACGCGGAAAATGTACCGCTTGGCCGTTTTGTACACATCGGCACCGTCGAACGGTAGCTTCTGTAGATAGTTGATCATCATCGGATAGGCGCAAATGATGTCCAGCTGCCCGTTGTAGATCAACATCCTATAATGGGCTAGTAGTTCCACTATCCATGGGGCAACCGAATCTAGGATGTCATGTTCGAGATATTTCTCGACCTTGTTCTCGCTGTCCAAATCGTGGAAAGGTTGGTCACCGACGTGGATGGCCTTGCGAGTTTCCGGGAGTTTAAGGAATCCTAACAGGAAGAGTTCGTCTTTCGGGTCTTCCGAGGTTCGCAGGTAGTTATAGTAGGTGTCGAAACCGGAAACGTTCTTGAAATAGGACGATCCCGTCGCATCGCCGTCCATGAGATCATCCATAATCTTGAAGGCACACTAATAGTCGTTGTTCTGGACACAATCAACAGCAGCCGCCTCTTGCTGGTCGAAACGATCTTTGGCGTTCGAATCTATCAGACCCAGCTGGTAGAGGTAATCGCCGTAATTAATTTGGTTCATCGGATCGCTGTACCCATTCCCAATGGCTAGCCCCTGGAGGTTAATTTTCAGCTTAGCGGTTGGATTCTTCTGATGAATGGTGTATCCGATAGCCGGAACATATTTGCCAGCATATGACTCACCGCTGGCGTAGAATGGATTTTTCTGAAGATACGGaaacatttggaaaaattgaaccaaCGCTTGGTACAGGTTCTCTCCAACCTGTGTTTCATTTCGCACATATCCATCCTCACTATCGGTGAAACTGAATCCGGTGCCAACTGGGTTATCGATGTAGATcaaatgatgattcacattccAGGCAAACTCTCTGGGGACGGCTTTGAGGTTTTTCGAAATGAAGAACGGTCCGTTTTCTTCGAACAAACCGAACAAAGATGAGGCTCCGGGACCGCCTTGCAGCCAAAGTAAGACCGGGGTGTTGGGGGCAGCATTCTTAGCCGGGAAATACCAGAAGAACATATTGGAATTGTAACGTTTGTCCACGGTGAAAAATCCACTGTAACTCTCGAATCCCACAATGCGGCTATGCTTGACACGGGCTGCCGTTTGGGCGTCCTTTATTTTCCCAGCTTCGAGGTAGGGCGTCAAAATTAACGGCTCACCATTTTCACCTCTATTGTTCGGGACGCTACGCAGGGTTTTgcttttcataaatttagagTACGGATTAATGAAGGACCCGTCTGTGACAGCAACCACCGCCAAGGTCATCAACAATAACCGGAGCATTTTTGCTGTCATGCAAAAGCGGGAGATACTAATTCGATTAGAGAGTTTCTAGAAACAAATTGAACTGCACTGCTCGGCGAATGATTCGAAACTGAAATGGCATAAAGTTCCTCTGTCTGATTGAGGCATATTATGTTGATTGAGTTTGTTTGCCGACGAAGCGATAAGGATGAGCTCGATAATGATTGGCCCAGACCCAAACAGAGGCTCATCTACGAGCTGATCTAGCAATTTGCATATTGATTGTCTCAACCATTATTTCTTATCGCCTTAGTTCAATAAACTTAATCGTTTTTCTTCCCTTTTCCAGGTGTCGTTTTCACCAGCGGCCTTTTTGCGGTGGCAGCTTGCGGCTTGTTCGGGATTTTCTGCGTCCTCAGCATTCTGCAAATAGCGATGATCTCGTCACGGGATCGTATCTGCATGAAGTACACAAGCTTGATAACGCTCAAGCTAGTTCTGGTGGTACTCGCAGCGCTCCTATCGCTAGCTTCGGCAGTACTATTTGCGCTACAAACCGATGATACCCGGGCAGGATTCCGCATAACCCGGGGCATTTCGTTCTATCTGCAGATAGTGGTCGTAGGCCTAGCGTTGGCACTTCTGGCGTTGGCCATGtacgacaaaattttgaccaaacgAACCGATGGCGATCCGACGATGATCGTGACGTCAAATGGATCGACCACCTACAACAATCCCGGCTTCCGAGAAACCAATGGTATGTGGGAAATGTAAATTCGTTTACCCTTTTCTATTGATTTATTACTTTTTCGCATTTCAGGTATCGCTGTTACCTCGTCCAGTGGCCGCCCATATTCCAGCATCAATGGCAGTGTGCAATCGATGAACACAACCGTTACCACCATGTCGGCCTCTACGATCGGATCGGTCACGCGGACGCCACTCCGATCGAGCCTAAAGAAACCTCGACCCCAGAACGGGGATGGCCTGGGCATTCGAAATCCGGGTTACTCCGAAAATGGTGGCACCATCAAGAAGGTGCGAATCCAGACGCACAGTACCGAAGTTTGAAGCGGACACATGTgtcggtgttttttttctttctatggGAACAACTTAGCAGAATCACACAATATTTCTGTGTTGCGCGAGCTAGCAAGTGTAGAAGATCTTTTATCTGAGTAGACGATCTTATTTTACGTTGTTATTTGTTGGCGTGTCGAACATGTTACAAGTGGCGGTGAGGCGAAGGAGGACAAAATCATACTTAAGTTTATCGGCGCAGAAATCGGATAAAGTTTATATGGCAGATCTGAGCTAAGTGTTATTTAGTCATAGTCGTTTAGAAGTATCTGGGTTCTGTTGAATGAGTAAAACAAAAAGAGCTGTGTTGTGCACTTCAAAAGTACTGATTGTAAATAGCACCACGCAAAACGATTAccgaaatgaattgaaattcaaagaCGTACTATAAATCTGTAGAGGATAGTGTTTGTATCTAGGGAAGTAATAATTTGAAACAGTAgagttaaaaagcgaaaaacatGCCAATTAATTTATGAAGCCGAGAAATTCGAATGGAAACCAAGTGCACTTTAAGGTGTGGCCTTAGTGAACGCACACTGCGCAATAATGAAACCGTAGGAAGAAAGCTAGGAGAAAATATGAATTATCTCATATTTTAACAATATCATAGAAAGAAATTTATGTATCAAAAAGCATCAAGGATTTCCGGTGAGGccttttttattgaaagtttgatAATCGTTTTCgcttcaacgtatttttttgtacaaacgtACTAAACTTTACAATCAGCATTCTTACCCCTTAGATTTGGATAGGTATTATAATTTTAAGTTGAATACTTTAGTCTTCCAGATGCATGAGGATCTGATTCAATCATTTGTTTGTGACAGTTTAGTTTTTATACATTTACTATATACCTAGAGTTTATTTTACTAGTGCACTTTACTTTCAAAGTGTAGAATctcgaaaatgaaaaacgatCCGTCCTGATGAAACGTTGTACTATTGCAATAGGAGCAGAAGAAAGGGAAAGAAGAAGTATTGTAGTTGTCGATTCGCATTAATACAAAACAGTTCTGTGATTCATTCAAAATGAATTGTgacaatgtaaaaaaataaaatttcatcactAACAAAAATCAcgcttttcaataaaaatccgAACTTATTCCACAACAGTATGATTTGATGGGTTTTTGTTCTTTTAgctatttccgaaaaaaaagtaCACCACGTTTTGCAACCAAGCTCCAGGAgtggttttattattttttctcgtaATTCGACTGAAACATAAATAATTTAAGCTGTTGTTTTGTGCATCCACTAGATCCAAAGATGATGCAAACTACTATTTAAAGAAGTACCACAACTATAACTTGCAAATTTCGGTGTTGCTTTTCATTTCCTGCAcctttagttaatttttttcacttgctAGGTGTTTTGTGATaggtttcaaaatatttcaaatagaaataaaaaaataggtcTGAAGCATTAAATACTCTTACTTGTGGTGCAGGGCGGCCGTCTCCAGTCCGGGGTTGTCCTTCTTGGCTATGCCAGAAAGCAGCTTCTTGATTTCGGCGATGGCCTTGCCCGGATTCAGGCCCTTCGGACAGGTGCGGGTACAGTTCATGATCGTGTGGCATCGGTACACGCTGAAGGGATCCTTCAGCCGGTCCAGTCGGGCCGTGGTGGACTCATCGCGGGAATCGATGATCCACCGGTAGGCCTGCATCAGCACGGCCGGACCGAGGTACTTGTCGCCGTTCCACCAGTACGATGGGCATGAGGTTGAGCAGCAAGCGCACAGGATGCACTCGTATAGACCGTCGAGCTTGGCGCGATCGTCCACCGACTGGAGGTATTGGGCATCGCCCTTCTTCTCCGTAGATTCGTTTCTGGCGGGAGGGAATACGAATTTATATTAATATAAACTGATATCATCTTGAGAATTCAATGTCTTAGTACCTAacaaataaaaagctgttttgaattaaagcaatgtgaggggacccagacaaaggtgatggagaagcaacgtcttgataaagtggtTAATACATTTCGTATCTTTTTGAGGAAATGCGGCGTAAGATTTCCTGGTCTTATAGAGCGGatcgcttcaacagagctgagactatctgtTATAATGAAGTAGTGTTCAACAGGTCGTGTGGCGATACTATCCAAGGCCCAAtgaatagcagctaactctgctataaACACAGAGCATGACGACTCgaggctgtaagaggcgctagatatttcgttgaacactctaAATCTCGTTTCTAAaagtgtccacgatgaaattgccacccatactttcttcagttcctcgactgtcttcactaccttaggtcgtttaagaaggtgttgcttcataatcgcccagtacttctcgatggggcggaacTTCGGAGTTGGGATTGATTGGgagttgggagggttgaacattttcggatcgaaattgaccttattgtccgcataccactccAGCAcatccttggagtagtggcatgaggccaaatctgACCAGaggattgttgggacgttgtccCATCTGTCCCTTCATCGTGTCTTGGGTCAcaaaaggtgcactccgcttcccgcacgtgcagatggcttgccaaaccaggaatttattcgcaaatttggacatcttctgagtgcggacatgctccggaacgctgaacttatccttggccgtgaaaaacaggttgccggggatctgtttgaagtcggccttcacatatgtttcgtcgtccattatgcagcattcaactttcgtcagcatgttgaggtacaacttcttggcacgggttttggcgaactttttctgcttctcgtcgcgattaggagCCTTTTGTACCTAGAaagttcgaagcccagccttagttttgagCTTCTGGataaaacttcggcttaggtgcagcttcttagccacatcccgaacggaggcgttcgggtttcggttgaaggccccaactacgcggttgtgatttttggtgttgtgcggaatactttttccttcactccTGGGcatccgatcggtggtcaatcgtttctCGAACCGCTTAATAACTCGCGACACCTTGGATTTcacgattcccaacgttttagcgatggaacgatgcgagagaccttgttctcgtgatgaatgcgcaagatttttaTCACGCACAAGCCGTTCTTTCGATTTCCGCGAGtattgatcacaggactttaaaacttgcaggatgtaaacaatgcactttgAACTAATTccactcaaatttttattaagttctactcaacggttaaaaagttagagcaattccatagtgtggcaatttcatcgtggacaccctttataaaGAACCCATcggtaaagaacattttttcagcatcgacgtgtctgtatttagcttcgaaaattgtGGACGGTGTGTGTCCGGGATTCCACGGATTTCCTGCGGCATAGACAAaacaaactggacagaagaattatcgtagtcagggctgcaaacacgagttggagagtacgaagaagggttgATTGACATGCTTATGAAgtttgtttcacatagaatctggtcgaataaaatagatcatttctccgaaaagaaataacgtacaacaaaagtaaaaatgtcattttgttgGGTTTTATTAGGAtggattattttcataaaagtgCAATAAATGCACTAAAAATAATACAAGTATTGGAATTGCCAATACTTGCCTTAAATGGATACATTCATACTTAATTGAAAGAATTCAATATGTAAAGCTGGGGAATGTCAGATCCGGTGCATTCTCGGTTAACAGTGGTGtgccacaagggagtcacttgggacctcTTCTCttcatcactgttatgaacgagttcCCCGAGGTACTGCAGGACGTTTTTGTGCTGATATACGCtgatgatttcaaaatgtttctcCCTGTTCGCAACCTGAAGGATTGCTCGACTCTGCAAAACGCACTGCACCGTTTTTCGGACTGTTGCAGAACCTATGGATTGAAGTTGAACGCCTCAAAATGCAGTGTTATATCGTTTTCTCGGAAGCTAACAAACATCATGTATGATTATCGCCTTGAAAACAGCTTGATTATCACTAGAAAGGCCTCTGTAAAGGATCTTGGAGTCGAGATAGACAAAGAACTGAATTTCACGAAACATATAGAGCAGGTAGTGGCCAAAGCTAACTCTATGTTTGGAATGATCAGTAGAGTCTGCCATGAGTTGAACGACCCCTACACAATCGTCTCAATTTATGAAGGTTTAGTTCGGACTACAATCGAGTACGCCAGTGTTGTTTGGCAACCCTACTACAGTGTTCACGTAAACAGATTGGAAAGAGTTCaaaagaaatttctcaaatacgcTCTGAGGAATCTTGGATGGCAAGATGAAATGCCGGATTACCGAGCCCTGTGCATGCTGGTCGGATTGGATTCGCAGGAAATCAAACGATGCATTATTTTTCAAGGATTTGACAAGTGGAAGATTTTATTCGCCGTACATGCTTTCGCAAATATCCCCCAATGAAGGACGCAGTAGTCTACGCAGCGTAAGGCCATTCTAGCTTTTAAACAGGATACAGAATTACGCGAGAAACGAACCAATGTACAGGATGATGGCACTTTACAATGCACATGTAGAAGAAATTAATCTTAATATGTCCAGAAACCAAATCAAAGATAATATtattgggatgaataaacccattgggcttaaaatcccggaaaaaaaagaaaaaaaagataatattaAGAggtgttttatataaaattacgatcgatgttaatttttaagtttaaattcagaTAAAAGGCTTAAGCCTAGGATCatcatcaaataaataaatacataaaaatcattcgtcagcttttcgaaTGCATTTTCGAACCTTTTTGTGATACCACTTattattttctgcacagtactgctggaaACCttattcgccatcttgttccaccacttttgcATTTGAgcggttttttcatggttttgcCACAtctcttcagtttgcccttaactattgcccaatatttctcgatgggacgaaaatccggacagtttggtggattgatatttttttcaacaaaatcgatcttgttctccttataccactcaacgacatcccggctgtagtggcagcttgccaagtccggccagaacttcaccgtaTCTTTGTgagaccgaatgaatggcaaaaccctcttctggagacattcttctttgtaaacatttccattcattgtgtcctcagtgatgaaaatcttagttttcttcccacaactacagatcccttgccaaatcatcaacttacgagcaaatttatctgcgaaaacaaacttgaatctacccgaaACATTctctttacgcttcgcaaggtaaaatttgttacctggtatttgtccaaaatccattttaacgtaagtttcgtcgtccatcaaaatgcatccgttgtacttggtcaacactttctcccacaacttccttgccctagttttggcaaccaggttttgtttcagcgtcctgttggggtgtttgtgatacgaccgcaagccttctcgcaaacaaattcgtcgagctgtactgtggttcgttttgaactttttcgccaaatcacgtaaggagattccaggatcattgtgaactgatcgaattacctttgctcgcagcttccggtcgtatgttccacttttacgcctggtttgttttgctcgatccaccgtaagggtctcccggtaacgttgcagcaccgaatttacagacgattttggatatttcaggaatttcgcgatctttacccctgaccacgtcggtttctctacgtgagtgtgcagaattttctctcgcctttcgcgttccatcttcgataacttttgactgactgtaTGTATTGGTTTGGCATTATTTTTGGCCCAGAGTATTATATTGCTCCTACAGagaaaagttggatttttgcaactcttccaaaagaagaagaaaaactacCGCAAGACGTCAAAGCTGTTGCACTGAAACAAACAATTCAGATTATATTTATGAGTTTTTGcgggcaaaaaaaaaccattgtttAAAAGTCAATTATGAATGATGCAGTGACATTTAAATCCGTTTTCAATGCACTTTACCAattcttaaataatttatcgCATTTATCTAGAAAAGAAATGTATCacatcattgatttgaaaaacaaaactggaAC
This sequence is a window from Uranotaenia lowii strain MFRU-FL chromosome 3, ASM2978415v1, whole genome shotgun sequence. Protein-coding genes within it:
- the LOC129754920 gene encoding uncharacterized protein LOC129754920, with protein sequence MAGLKPSIYAVLVTCLGFLCLVISATAVGVPIWAYYDGVEERGYFGPWRKCQTLNYRERCGDVGRFQPSGVVFTSGLFAVAACGLFGIFCVLSILQIAMISSRDRICMKYTSLITLKLVLVVLAALLSLASAVLFALQTDDTRAGFRITRGISFYLQIVVVGLALALLALAMYDKILTKRTDGDPTMIVTSNGSTTYNNPGFRETNGIAVTSSSGRPYSSINGSVQSMNTTVTTMSASTIGSVTRTPLRSSLKKPRPQNGDGLGIRNPGYSENGGTIKKVRIQTHSTEV
- the LOC129754919 gene encoding LOW QUALITY PROTEIN: vitellogenic carboxypeptidase-like (The sequence of the model RefSeq protein was modified relative to this genomic sequence to represent the inferred CDS: substituted 1 base at 1 genomic stop codon), producing the protein MTAKMLRLLLMTLAVVAVTDGSFINPYSKFMKSKTLRSVPNNRGENGEPLILTPYLEAGKIKDAQTAARVKHSRIVGFESYSGFFTVDKRYNSNMFFWYFPAKNAAPNTPVLLWLQGGPGASSLFGLFEENGPFFISKNLKAVPREFAWNVNHHLIYIDNPVGTGFSFTDSEDGYVRNETQVGENLYQALVQFFQMFPYLQKNPFYASGESYAGKYVPAIGYTIHQKNPTAKLKINLQGLAIGNGYSDPMNQINYGDYLYQLGLIDSNAKDRFDQQEAAAVDCVQNNDYXCAFKIMDDLMDGDATGSSYFKNVSGFDTYYNYLRTSEDPKDELFLLGFLKLPETRKAIHVGDQPFHDLDSENKVEKYLEHDILDSVAPWIVELLAHYRMLIYNGQLDIICAYPMMINYLQKLPFDGADVYKTAKRYIFRVDNEVAGYYKVANNLREVLIRDAGHMVPRDQPKWAFNMINSFTANNFDWD